The window AGGTCATCGAAGGCTTGCAGCAAGGCACCCAGGATGTGGTGGGCGCGATGCAGGAAGGCCAGCGCCAGGCCCAGGACAGCGCCGCGCGGATGGAACAGGCGCTGCCGGCGCTACAACGTATTGGCGAGGCAGTGGCAGTGATCAGCGACATGAACCTGCAGATTGCCTCGGCGGCTGAAGAGCAGAGCGCAGTAGCCGAAGAGGTGAACCGCAATGTGGCTGGCATTCGCGATGTGACCGAATCGCTGGCAGGCCAGGCCGATGAGTCAGCGCGGATCAGCCAGGCCCTGAACCGGCTGGCCAACCAGCAGCAGGCGCTGATGGAGCAGTTCCGCGTCTAACCTGTCAGGGCCAGTGCGCCTTCTTCGCGGGCATGCCCGCTCCCACAGGAAATGCCCAGCCCTTCGGGGTGGCGCCATACCCTGTGGGAGCGGGCGAGCCCGCGAAGAGGCCCCAACAGGCAATACAGCATTATTGATTTTATCGAGTACAACCTATGCAAAACCCGACTCGCCCCACCTTCTTCGACATCAGCAGCGAACAGGGCCTGTTACGCACCTCGATCGCCGTCACCCTGTTCATCGCCGTCATCGGCATCGCCTTCGGCCTGGCCTCCGGCTCGTTCTCCATCGTGTTCGACGGCGTCTATTCGCTGGTCGATGCCAGCATGAGCGGGCTGTCGCTGGTGGTGGTCAGGCTGATTACCGCGCATACCACCAGCGTGCAGATGTCACGCAAGTTGCGCGAGCGCTTCACCATGGGCTTCTGGCACCTGGAGCCGATGGTGCTGGCGCTCAACGGCATCCTGCTCAGCGGAGTGGCCATCTATGCGCTGATCAACGCCGTCAGCAGCCTGCTGCAAGGCGGGCGCCACCTGGAGTTCGGCATCGCCATGGTCTACGCGGTGCTGACCGTGATCGCCTGCGTGACCATCGCTGTTGTCGAGGCCCGCGCCAACCGCAAGCTGGGCTCGGACTTCGTGCGCATGGACGTCAAGGGCTGGGTGATGTCGGCCAGCATCACCGCCGCGCTGCTGATCGCCTTCTGCTTTGGCTATGCGGTGCAAGGCACATCGCTGGA of the Pseudomonas asiatica genome contains:
- a CDS encoding cation diffusion facilitator family transporter, giving the protein MQNPTRPTFFDISSEQGLLRTSIAVTLFIAVIGIAFGLASGSFSIVFDGVYSLVDASMSGLSLVVVRLITAHTTSVQMSRKLRERFTMGFWHLEPMVLALNGILLSGVAIYALINAVSSLLQGGRHLEFGIAMVYAVLTVIACVTIAVVEARANRKLGSDFVRMDVKGWVMSASITAALLIAFCFGYAVQGTSLEWVSPYIDPAVLALVCLVIVPLPMSVVRQALSEIFLVTPGDLKLHVDEVAKAFVARHGLQSYRAYVAKVGRSREIELYFIVPKAMAAKTIDEWDAWRNEIGDAVGGEGPDRWLTVVFTGDPEWAE